In Afipia sp. GAS231, a single window of DNA contains:
- a CDS encoding heme ABC transporter permease — MTLLDLANPTKFLSLTARVLPWLAGATAILLLIGLYQSAMAPDDYQQGATVKIMFIHVPNAWLSMFVWGVMSLAALGTLVWRHPLADVAAKAAAPIGAAFTFLALVTGSLWGRPMWGTYWEWDARLTSVLILFLMYLGLIALWRAVDDPSRAARAAAILTLVGALNLPIIKFSVDWWNTLHQPASVMRMGGPSLDKAFLIPLLVMAVGFSLLFVTLHLAAMRNEILRRRVRALQMMQASQQAA, encoded by the coding sequence ATGACGCTGCTCGACCTCGCCAACCCCACGAAATTCCTGTCGCTGACGGCGCGCGTGCTGCCGTGGCTGGCGGGCGCGACCGCGATCCTGCTGCTGATCGGCCTCTATCAGTCGGCGATGGCGCCCGACGACTACCAACAGGGCGCCACCGTCAAGATCATGTTCATCCACGTACCGAACGCGTGGCTGTCGATGTTCGTCTGGGGCGTGATGAGCCTTGCGGCGCTGGGCACGCTGGTGTGGCGGCATCCGCTAGCCGACGTCGCCGCCAAGGCCGCCGCCCCGATCGGCGCCGCCTTTACCTTCCTGGCGCTGGTCACCGGTTCCCTGTGGGGCCGGCCGATGTGGGGCACCTATTGGGAATGGGATGCGCGGCTGACCTCGGTGCTGATTTTATTTCTGATGTATCTCGGCCTGATTGCGCTGTGGCGCGCGGTCGACGATCCCTCGCGCGCCGCGCGCGCGGCGGCGATTCTGACACTGGTCGGCGCGCTCAACCTGCCGATCATCAAATTCTCGGTCGACTGGTGGAACACGCTGCATCAGCCGGCCTCGGTGATGCGGATGGGCGGGCCCTCGCTCGACAAGGCGTTCCTGATTCCGTTGCTGGTGATGGCGGTCGGGTTTTCCCTGCTGTTCGTCACGCTGCATCTGGCGGCGATGCGTAACGAGATCCTGCGCCGCCGCGTCCGCGCCTTGCAGATGATGCAAGCCAGCCAGCAGGCGGCGTGA
- the ccmB gene encoding heme exporter protein CcmB — translation MTALAALIRRDIKIALRVGGGALIGVLFFLTVTVLMPFAIGPDLALLTRLGPAILWLGALLASLLTLDRLFTSDHDDGSLDLIVMGRTPLELACAAKALAHWLAAGLPLVIATPVLGLLLNLDAAATTAVALTLLVGTPALTFTGMIGAALAVTLHRGGLLLAVLVLPLSIPVLIFGVAASQAAITGPLSFGTPFSILCALSLVSFVIGPFAAAASLRHGLD, via the coding sequence ATGACTGCCCTCGCCGCGCTGATCCGACGGGACATCAAAATCGCGCTGCGCGTCGGCGGCGGCGCGCTGATCGGCGTGCTGTTTTTCCTCACCGTCACGGTGCTGATGCCGTTCGCGATCGGGCCGGATCTGGCGCTGCTGACCCGGCTTGGACCCGCGATCCTCTGGCTTGGCGCGCTGCTGGCGAGCCTGCTGACGCTCGATCGCCTGTTCACGTCGGACCATGACGACGGTTCCCTCGACCTGATCGTGATGGGGCGGACCCCGCTGGAACTGGCCTGCGCCGCCAAAGCGCTGGCGCACTGGCTCGCCGCCGGGCTGCCGCTGGTGATCGCAACTCCCGTGCTCGGGCTGCTGTTGAACCTGGATGCGGCCGCGACCACGGCGGTGGCGCTGACGCTGCTGGTCGGAACGCCAGCGCTGACCTTTACCGGCATGATCGGCGCGGCGCTGGCCGTGACATTGCACCGCGGCGGGTTGTTGCTGGCGGTGCTGGTGCTGCCGCTGTCGATCCCGGTGCTGATTTTTGGCGTCGCGGCCTCGCAGGCCGCGATCACGGGGCCGCTGTCGTTCGGAACGCCATTTTCGATCCTGTGCGCGCTGTCGCTGGTCAGTTTCGTCATCGGCCCGTTTGCCGCGGCGGCTAGCCTGCGGCACGGGTTGGACTGA
- the ccmA gene encoding heme ABC exporter ATP-binding protein CcmA, with protein sequence MRLSGRQVSCIRGGREVFSGLDFEASSGQALAVTGPNGSGKTSLLRLIAGLLVPAGGSFDLEGGDTELTLSEQSHYLGHRDALKPALSVAENLSFWRDFLGGEVADLSPCLASVGLGHATHLPAAFLSAGQRRRLSIARLLVVRRPVWLLDEPTSALDAAGQDLFAGLARDHLARGGIVIAATHAPLGIEAQELRIGGAT encoded by the coding sequence ATGCGGCTCTCGGGGCGCCAAGTCAGTTGTATCAGGGGCGGCCGCGAGGTGTTTTCCGGCCTCGATTTCGAGGCTTCCTCCGGCCAGGCGCTGGCCGTCACCGGCCCGAACGGATCGGGCAAGACCTCGCTGCTGCGCCTGATCGCAGGGCTGCTGGTGCCGGCGGGCGGATCGTTCGACCTGGAAGGCGGCGACACTGAGCTGACCCTATCAGAACAATCCCACTATCTCGGCCACCGCGACGCGCTGAAGCCGGCGCTCAGCGTCGCCGAAAACCTGTCGTTCTGGCGCGATTTTCTCGGCGGCGAGGTCGCGGATCTCAGCCCATGCCTCGCCTCGGTCGGGCTCGGCCATGCCACCCATTTGCCGGCAGCGTTTTTGTCGGCCGGCCAGCGGCGGCGGCTGTCGATCGCCCGGCTGCTGGTGGTGCGGCGGCCGGTCTGGCTCCTGGACGAGCCGACCTCGGCGCTCGATGCCGCCGGGCAAGACCTGTTCGCTGGACTAGCGCGCGACCATCTGGCCCGCGGCGGCATCGTCATCGCCGCCACCCACGCCCCGCTCGGCATCGAGGCGCAGGAATTGCGGATCGGGGGTGCGACGTGA
- the acnA gene encoding aconitate hydratase AcnA: MTSLDSFKCRKTLKVGGKTYVYYSLPAAEKNGLKGISKLPYSMKVLLENLLRFEDDRTVKKADIIAVSKWMKTRKLQHEIAFRPARVLMQDFTGVPAVVDLAAMRNAMQALGGDAEKINPLVPVDLVIDHSVIVNFFGDNKAFGKNVVEEYKQNQERYEFLKWGQKAFSNFSVVPPGTGICHQVNLEYLAQTVWTRKEKLTVGKKTGTFEVAYPDTLVGTDSHTTMVNGLAVLGWGVGGIEAEAAMLGQPQSMLLPEVIGFKLKGSLKEGVTATDLVLTVTQMLRKQGVVGKFVEFYGPGLDHLSVADKATIGNMAPEYGATCGFFPVDAATIDYLKTSGRKPERVKLVVAYAKAQGLFRTAKSADPVFTEKLMLDLGDVVPSMAGPKRPEGRVALPAVAAGFSAAMSTEYKKAADISKRYAVEARNFDLGHGDVVIAAITSCTNTSNPSVLIGAGLLARNAAAKGLKAAPWVKTSLAPGSQVVAEYLSNSGLQLELDKVGFNLVGFGCTTCIGNSGPLPEEISKSINDNGIIGAAVLSGNRNFEGRVSPDVQANYLASPPLVVAYALAGTVTKDLSVEPIGNGKDGKPVYLKDIWPTTKEINAYMKKYVTATIFKKRYADVFKGDVNWRKIKTVESETYRWNMSSTYVQNPPYFEGMKKEPEPIIDVVDARILAMFGDKITTDHISPAGSIKLTSPAGKYLSEHQVRPADFNQYGTRRGNHQIMMRGTFANIRIKNFMLKGADGNIPEGGLTKHWPDGEQMSIYDAAMKYQQEQVPLVVFAGAEYGNGSSRDWAAKGTRLLGVRAVICQSFERIHRSNLVGMGVLPLTFEEGTSWSSLGLKGDEKVTIRGLQGDLKPRQTLTAEIVSGDGSLRRVPLLGRIDTLDELEYYRNGGILQYVLRNLAA; the protein is encoded by the coding sequence ATGACCTCGCTCGACAGCTTCAAATGCCGCAAGACCCTCAAGGTCGGTGGCAAGACCTACGTTTATTACAGCCTGCCCGCCGCCGAGAAGAACGGTCTGAAGGGAATTTCGAAGCTTCCCTATTCGATGAAGGTGCTGCTGGAGAACCTGCTGCGGTTCGAGGACGATCGCACGGTCAAGAAGGCCGACATCATCGCGGTGTCGAAGTGGATGAAGACGCGCAAGCTGCAGCATGAAATCGCGTTCCGTCCCGCGCGCGTGCTGATGCAGGATTTCACCGGCGTGCCGGCGGTGGTCGACCTCGCCGCGATGCGCAACGCGATGCAGGCGCTCGGCGGTGACGCCGAGAAGATCAATCCGCTGGTGCCGGTCGATCTCGTCATCGACCACTCGGTGATCGTGAACTTCTTCGGTGACAACAAGGCGTTCGGCAAGAACGTGGTCGAGGAATACAAGCAGAACCAGGAGCGCTATGAGTTCCTGAAGTGGGGCCAGAAGGCGTTTTCGAATTTCTCCGTGGTGCCGCCCGGCACCGGCATCTGCCACCAGGTCAATCTCGAATATCTCGCGCAGACGGTGTGGACCCGCAAGGAGAAGCTGACGGTCGGCAAGAAGACCGGCACCTTCGAGGTGGCCTATCCCGACACGCTGGTCGGCACCGACTCGCACACCACCATGGTCAACGGCCTCGCCGTGCTCGGTTGGGGCGTCGGCGGCATCGAGGCGGAAGCCGCGATGCTCGGCCAGCCGCAGTCGATGCTGCTGCCGGAAGTGATTGGCTTCAAGCTCAAGGGCTCGCTGAAGGAAGGCGTGACCGCAACCGACCTGGTGCTGACCGTGACGCAGATGCTGCGCAAGCAGGGCGTGGTCGGCAAGTTCGTCGAGTTCTACGGCCCCGGCCTCGATCATCTCTCGGTCGCCGACAAGGCCACCATCGGCAACATGGCGCCGGAATATGGCGCGACCTGCGGCTTCTTCCCGGTCGATGCCGCGACCATCGATTATCTCAAGACTTCCGGCCGCAAGCCGGAGCGCGTCAAGCTGGTCGTTGCCTATGCCAAGGCGCAGGGCCTGTTCCGCACCGCCAAGTCCGCCGATCCGGTGTTCACGGAAAAGCTGATGCTCGACCTTGGCGACGTGGTGCCGTCGATGGCCGGACCGAAACGGCCCGAAGGCCGCGTCGCGCTGCCCGCGGTCGCCGCAGGCTTCTCCGCGGCGATGAGCACCGAATACAAGAAGGCCGCGGACATCTCGAAGCGCTATGCGGTCGAGGCCCGCAATTTCGATCTCGGCCACGGCGACGTCGTGATCGCGGCGATCACCTCCTGCACCAACACCTCGAACCCGAGCGTGCTGATCGGTGCCGGCCTGCTGGCCCGCAACGCCGCCGCCAAGGGTCTCAAGGCCGCGCCCTGGGTCAAGACCTCGCTGGCTCCGGGCAGCCAGGTGGTCGCGGAGTATCTTTCCAATTCCGGCCTACAGCTCGAACTCGACAAGGTCGGCTTCAACCTGGTCGGCTTCGGCTGCACCACCTGCATCGGCAACTCGGGCCCGCTGCCGGAGGAGATTTCGAAGTCGATCAACGACAACGGCATCATCGGTGCCGCCGTGCTGTCGGGTAACCGCAACTTCGAAGGCCGCGTCAGCCCCGACGTGCAAGCGAATTACCTCGCCTCGCCGCCGCTGGTGGTGGCCTACGCGCTGGCGGGAACGGTGACCAAGGATCTCTCGGTCGAGCCGATCGGCAACGGCAAGGACGGCAAGCCGGTGTACCTGAAGGACATCTGGCCGACGACCAAGGAAATCAACGCCTACATGAAGAAGTACGTCACCGCGACGATCTTCAAGAAGCGCTACGCCGACGTGTTCAAGGGCGACGTCAACTGGCGCAAGATCAAGACGGTCGAGAGCGAGACCTATCGCTGGAACATGAGCTCGACCTACGTGCAGAACCCGCCTTACTTCGAAGGCATGAAGAAGGAGCCCGAGCCGATCATTGACGTCGTCGATGCGCGGATTCTGGCGATGTTCGGCGACAAGATCACCACCGACCACATCTCGCCGGCCGGTTCGATCAAGCTGACTTCGCCGGCCGGAAAATATCTGTCGGAGCACCAGGTACGCCCCGCCGACTTCAACCAGTACGGCACGCGGCGCGGCAATCACCAGATCATGATGCGCGGCACCTTCGCCAACATCCGCATCAAGAACTTCATGCTGAAGGGCGCCGACGGCAACATTCCGGAAGGCGGCCTCACCAAGCACTGGCCCGACGGCGAGCAGATGTCGATCTACGATGCCGCGATGAAGTATCAGCAGGAGCAGGTGCCGCTGGTGGTGTTCGCCGGCGCCGAATACGGCAACGGCTCGTCGCGCGACTGGGCCGCCAAGGGAACCCGGCTGCTCGGCGTTCGCGCCGTGATCTGCCAGAGCTTCGAGCGCATCCATCGCTCGAACCTGGTCGGCATGGGCGTGCTGCCGCTGACCTTCGAGGAAGGAACCTCGTGGTCGTCGCTGGGCCTGAAGGGCGACGAGAAGGTGACGATCCGGGGCTTGCAGGGCGACCTGAAGCCGCGCCAGACCCTGACCGCGGAAATCGTCTCCGGCGACGGCTCGCTGCGGCGCGTGCCGCTGCTGGGCCGCATCGATACCCTCGACGAGCTCGAGTACTACCGCAACGGCGGCATTCTGCAGTATGTGCTGCGCAATCTCGCGGCCTGA
- a CDS encoding thioredoxin family protein: protein MTAMMAYNRISRWSGALSAGALGVCAIVAVIRPAHADPRAVVELFTSQGCSSCPPADKILGELSKDPSVIALSMPIDYWDYLGWKDTLADSRFSARQKAYSHMRGDRDVYTPQVIVNGSAHVIGSDRDSIEGAIQDTTKADGVMSVPVTMTLSGKLINVSVAASKAPTIAHGEVWICSVSKAVPISIGRGENRGREITYYNVVRNLLKVGDWNGNSGSWTVPIENISRDGVDAAVVYVQDGNREKPGPMLGAAYTPLR, encoded by the coding sequence ATGACAGCGATGATGGCCTATAACCGTATTTCACGTTGGTCCGGCGCGCTCAGTGCAGGTGCACTCGGCGTCTGCGCGATCGTCGCCGTTATCAGACCCGCCCATGCCGACCCGCGCGCCGTGGTCGAGCTGTTCACCTCGCAGGGATGTTCGTCCTGTCCGCCCGCCGACAAGATCCTCGGCGAGCTCTCCAAGGACCCCTCGGTGATCGCGCTGAGCATGCCGATCGACTATTGGGATTATCTCGGCTGGAAGGACACGCTGGCGGACTCGCGCTTCAGCGCCCGCCAGAAAGCCTACTCGCATATGCGCGGCGATCGCGACGTCTATACGCCGCAGGTGATCGTCAACGGTTCGGCGCATGTGATCGGCAGCGATCGCGACAGCATCGAAGGCGCGATCCAGGATACGACCAAGGCCGATGGCGTGATGTCGGTGCCGGTGACGATGACACTGTCCGGCAAGCTGATCAATGTTTCGGTCGCCGCCAGCAAGGCGCCGACGATCGCGCACGGCGAGGTCTGGATCTGTTCGGTCTCGAAGGCGGTGCCGATTTCGATCGGGCGCGGAGAAAATCGCGGCCGCGAAATCACCTACTACAATGTGGTGCGCAATCTCTTGAAGGTCGGCGACTGGAATGGCAATTCCGGAAGCTGGACCGTGCCGATCGAGAATATCTCGCGTGACGGCGTCGATGCCGCGGTGGTCTATGTTCAGGACGGCAATCGCGAGAAGCCGGGCCCGATGCTCGGCGCGGCCTATACGCCGCTGCGTTAA
- a CDS encoding DUF2794 domain-containing protein produces MSSISEDTDPSENRAAARAAVASPGQTTPSPNRVTFNRLELNRILNLYGRMVADGEWRDYAIDFLKDRAVFSVFRRASEVPIYRIEKDPRLARKQGMYSVITATGLILRRGHELERVLLVIDRKLAVV; encoded by the coding sequence ATGAGTTCGATATCGGAGGACACCGATCCAAGCGAGAACCGCGCAGCGGCGCGCGCCGCCGTTGCGAGCCCCGGGCAAACAACTCCCTCGCCAAATCGCGTCACGTTCAACCGCCTCGAACTCAACCGCATCCTCAACCTGTACGGCCGCATGGTCGCCGACGGCGAGTGGCGCGACTACGCCATCGACTTCCTGAAAGACCGCGCCGTGTTCTCGGTGTTTCGCCGCGCCTCCGAAGTCCCGATCTATCGCATCGAGAAAGATCCGCGGCTGGCGCGCAAGCAGGGCATGTACAGCGTGATCACGGCGACCGGGCTGATCCTGCGCCGCGGCCACGAACTCGAGCGCGTGCTGCTGGTGATCGACCGCAAGCTGGCGGTGGTTTAA
- a CDS encoding GNAT family N-acetyltransferase, producing the protein MSAAEIRPATEADLPFVTEIYEHAVRYGTATFELIPPDLAEMTRRFRALIDGGFPYLVAAVEGRVIGYAYAGPYRPRPAYRFTVENSVYLQPSTHRRGIGLQLMQRLIVECEARGYRQMIAVIGDSANAGSIGVHTKTGFQMIGTHPSVGLKFGRWLDTVMMQRALGEGAGTLPDGKA; encoded by the coding sequence ATGTCCGCAGCAGAAATCAGGCCCGCGACCGAGGCCGACCTCCCCTTTGTCACCGAAATCTACGAACACGCGGTGCGCTACGGCACCGCGACCTTCGAGCTGATCCCGCCCGACCTTGCCGAGATGACCCGGCGCTTCCGGGCCTTGATCGACGGCGGGTTTCCGTACCTGGTCGCCGCCGTCGAAGGCCGCGTCATCGGCTACGCCTATGCCGGGCCGTACCGGCCACGGCCGGCCTATCGCTTCACGGTGGAGAATTCGGTCTACCTGCAGCCTTCGACCCACCGCCGCGGCATCGGCCTGCAACTCATGCAGCGGCTGATCGTCGAATGCGAGGCGCGCGGCTATCGGCAGATGATCGCCGTGATCGGCGACTCCGCCAATGCCGGTTCGATCGGCGTCCACACCAAGACCGGTTTCCAGATGATCGGGACCCATCCCAGTGTCGGCCTCAAATTCGGCCGTTGGCTCGACACCGTGATGATGCAGCGCGCGCTGGGCGAAGGTGCGGGCACGCTGCCGGATGGGAAAGCGTGA
- a CDS encoding Bax inhibitor-1/YccA family protein, giving the protein MSDLDRNYASPFGRAAGRADAATVDAGLRAYMLRIYNYMSIGLAITGLAALGVYMAAVTTDPSAGAAKFGNAFLTPFGYAMYVSPLKWLFIFAPLAMVFAISAGINRLRPATAQMLFWVFAALMGISLSSIFLVYTHTSIVRVFFITAASFGALSLYGYTTKRDMTGMGSFLIMGLFGIIIASLVNIFLASSMLQFIVSVVGVLVFAGLTAWDTQRLKNDYIYGYASQGGDIAERAAITGALSLYLNFINLFTLLLQLLGQRD; this is encoded by the coding sequence ATGTCGGACCTAGACCGTAACTACGCTTCTCCTTTCGGCCGGGCCGCCGGGCGCGCTGATGCCGCGACCGTCGATGCCGGTCTGCGCGCCTACATGCTGCGCATCTACAACTACATGAGCATCGGCCTGGCCATCACCGGCCTGGCGGCGCTCGGCGTCTATATGGCGGCGGTGACGACGGATCCGTCGGCGGGTGCTGCCAAATTCGGCAACGCCTTCCTGACGCCGTTCGGCTACGCGATGTATGTCAGCCCGCTGAAGTGGCTGTTCATCTTCGCGCCGCTGGCGATGGTGTTCGCGATCTCCGCCGGCATCAACCGGCTGCGGCCGGCGACCGCCCAGATGCTGTTCTGGGTGTTTGCCGCACTGATGGGCATTTCGCTGTCGTCGATCTTCCTGGTGTACACCCACACCTCGATCGTGCGGGTGTTCTTCATCACCGCGGCATCGTTCGGCGCGCTGAGCCTCTACGGTTACACCACCAAGCGTGACATGACTGGCATGGGCTCGTTCCTGATCATGGGCCTGTTCGGCATCATCATCGCGAGCCTGGTCAACATCTTCCTGGCGAGCTCGATGCTGCAGTTCATCGTCTCCGTGGTCGGCGTGCTGGTGTTCGCGGGCCTCACCGCCTGGGATACCCAGCGGCTGAAGAACGACTACATCTACGGCTATGCCTCGCAGGGCGGTGACATTGCGGAGCGGGCGGCGATCACCGGCGCGCTGTCGCTCTACCTGAACTTCATCAACCTGTTCACGCTGCTGCTGCAGCTGCTCGGCCAGCGCGACTAG
- a CDS encoding ABC transporter permease — protein MNVIAEPVYRSRGASLALRYALRELRSGLRGFYVFIACIALGVMAIAGVGSVAASLSEGLTREGRTLLGGDAAFSLIQREAKPEEVAFLRTRGQVSVAAALRAMARSGDGKFALVELKAVDSSYPMLGELSLAPKIPVADLLAERDGAFGAAADSTLLARLDLKLGDRVTIGNATYQIRSVVEAEPDKLAGNVGLGPRFLVSEASLRTTGLLQPGSLVRWIYRVRLPDNATDDRAATRLVDDARATHPQAGWEIRSRGNASPQLERTISRFTQFLTLVGLAALLVGGVGVANAVKSHIDRRRDVIAAFKALGATGRDVFSIYLTQVVVLAGIGSIIGLAAGAALPFVIVGVFGKVLPLPVIPALHPDELALSFIYGLLTALAFGLWPLGRVHDVPVAALFREEVAREWHRPRWSYLALMAAVIALLIGVAIGLAYDKRVAAVFVVSSIVVFVVLRGVAAGLMALARRLPRSRITMLRLAIANIYRPGALTPSVVMSLGLGLAVLVTITQIDGNLRRQFLAALPDRAPSFFFIDIPTTEADRFSAFLKQTAPDSTVEDVPMLRGRIVAARGVKAEELGASQDSEWVLQSDRGLTYTGEIPKGSKIVEGEWWGADYSGPPLVSMEKKIADGLKLKIGDEVVVNVLGRDIPAKIANLRNIDWQGLGFNFVLVFSPNAFKGAPLTHVATLTEAHPDAAGDARIIRQVADAFPMVTSVRVREALETIGTVVTNLVLAIRGASAVTLISAILVLGGALAAGHRHRVYDAVILKTLGATRVRLLGAYALEYLMIGFATAVFGVIAGSVAAWLIVTRIMTLSFIWQAGSAAGVVAAALIVTVGLGLAGTLLALNQKPASVLRNL, from the coding sequence ATGAACGTCATTGCTGAACCCGTTTACCGCAGCCGTGGAGCGTCGCTGGCGTTGCGCTACGCGCTGCGTGAATTGCGCAGCGGCCTGCGCGGCTTTTACGTCTTCATCGCCTGCATCGCGCTCGGCGTGATGGCGATTGCCGGCGTCGGCTCTGTCGCGGCCAGCCTCAGCGAAGGTCTGACGCGCGAAGGCCGCACGCTGCTCGGCGGCGATGCCGCATTTTCGCTGATTCAGCGCGAGGCCAAACCGGAAGAGGTTGCCTTCCTGCGCACGCGCGGCCAGGTGTCGGTCGCGGCCGCCCTGCGCGCGATGGCGCGCTCTGGCGACGGCAAGTTCGCACTGGTCGAACTCAAGGCGGTCGACAGCAGCTATCCGATGCTCGGTGAATTGTCGCTCGCGCCGAAAATACCGGTGGCGGATCTGCTCGCCGAGCGCGACGGTGCGTTCGGTGCGGCGGCGGACTCCACATTGCTGGCGCGGCTCGACCTCAAGCTCGGCGACCGCGTCACCATCGGCAACGCCACCTATCAGATTCGTAGCGTGGTCGAGGCCGAGCCGGACAAGCTCGCCGGCAATGTCGGGCTCGGCCCGCGCTTTCTGGTCAGCGAGGCCAGTCTGCGCACAACTGGCCTGCTGCAGCCGGGCAGCCTGGTGCGATGGATTTACCGCGTCAGGTTGCCTGATAATGCGACCGACGATCGCGCCGCGACCCGGCTGGTCGACGATGCGCGCGCCACGCACCCGCAAGCCGGCTGGGAAATTCGCAGCCGCGGCAACGCCTCGCCGCAGCTCGAGCGCACCATCAGCCGCTTCACGCAATTCCTCACGCTGGTCGGCCTTGCCGCGCTGCTGGTCGGCGGCGTCGGCGTCGCCAATGCGGTCAAGAGCCACATCGACCGCCGCCGCGACGTCATCGCCGCGTTCAAGGCGCTCGGCGCCACCGGCCGCGACGTTTTTTCGATCTATCTGACCCAGGTGGTCGTGCTGGCCGGGATCGGCTCGATCATCGGGCTCGCGGCCGGCGCCGCGCTGCCGTTCGTCATCGTCGGCGTGTTCGGCAAGGTGCTGCCGCTGCCGGTGATCCCGGCGCTGCACCCGGACGAACTCGCATTGTCGTTCATCTACGGGCTGCTCACCGCGCTCGCCTTCGGGCTATGGCCGCTCGGCCGGGTCCATGACGTGCCGGTCGCGGCATTGTTCCGCGAAGAGGTCGCCCGCGAATGGCATCGCCCGCGCTGGAGCTATCTCGCGCTGATGGCCGCCGTGATCGCGCTGCTGATCGGCGTTGCCATCGGCCTTGCCTATGACAAGCGCGTCGCCGCGGTGTTCGTGGTTTCCTCGATCGTCGTCTTCGTGGTGCTGCGCGGCGTTGCCGCCGGCCTGATGGCGCTGGCGCGCCGCCTGCCGCGGTCCCGCATCACCATGCTGCGGCTGGCGATTGCCAACATCTACCGGCCGGGCGCACTGACGCCGTCGGTGGTGATGTCGCTCGGCCTTGGCCTCGCGGTACTGGTCACGATCACCCAGATCGACGGCAATCTGCGGCGGCAGTTTCTGGCCGCCTTGCCGGATCGCGCGCCGTCGTTCTTCTTCATCGACATTCCGACCACGGAGGCCGACCGTTTCTCAGCCTTCCTCAAGCAGACCGCACCCGACTCGACCGTGGAGGACGTGCCGATGCTGCGCGGGCGTATCGTCGCCGCCCGCGGCGTCAAGGCCGAAGAACTCGGCGCCTCCCAGGATTCCGAATGGGTGCTGCAGAGCGACCGCGGCCTGACCTATACCGGCGAGATTCCCAAAGGCTCGAAGATCGTCGAGGGCGAATGGTGGGGCGCCGACTATAGCGGCCCGCCGCTGGTCTCGATGGAGAAGAAGATCGCCGACGGCCTGAAGCTCAAGATCGGCGACGAGGTCGTGGTCAATGTGCTCGGCCGCGACATCCCGGCGAAAATCGCCAACCTGCGCAACATCGACTGGCAGGGGCTGGGCTTCAATTTCGTGCTGGTGTTCTCGCCGAACGCCTTCAAGGGCGCGCCGCTGACCCATGTCGCTACGCTAACCGAAGCCCATCCGGACGCCGCCGGCGACGCCAGGATCATCAGGCAGGTCGCGGACGCCTTCCCGATGGTGACGAGCGTGCGGGTGCGCGAGGCGCTGGAGACCATCGGCACCGTCGTCACCAACCTCGTGCTCGCGATCCGCGGCGCCAGCGCGGTGACGCTGATCTCGGCCATCCTGGTGCTGGGCGGCGCGCTGGCCGCCGGCCACAGGCACCGGGTCTACGACGCCGTGATCCTGAAGACGCTGGGCGCCACAAGGGTGCGGCTGCTCGGCGCCTATGCGCTGGAATATCTGATGATCGGGTTTGCCACCGCCGTGTTCGGCGTGATCGCGGGCTCGGTCGCGGCCTGGCTGATCGTGACCCGGATCATGACGTTGAGCTTCATTTGGCAGGCCGGCAGCGCGGCCGGCGTGGTCGCCGCCGCCCTGATCGTCACCGTCGGCCTCGGACTCGCGGGGACGTTGCTGGCCCTGAACCAGAAGCCGGCCAGCGTGTTGCGGAATTTGTGA
- a CDS encoding ABC transporter ATP-binding protein: MDSLIEPSSLIGLQPDTISISNVNLSLGSGAARVHILKDISLRVASGEAIGLIGPSGSGKSTLLMVMAGLERPDSGEVVVNGTPFNALDEDALARFRGRQVGIVFQSFHLIPTMTALENVAVPLELAGNPDAAERAAQELTSVGLGQRLHHYPTQLSGGEQQRVALARALAPDPAILVADEPTGNLDEATGKQIVDLLFTKHAERGMTLVLVTHDTSLAQRCDRVVRLRSGKIDTHS, encoded by the coding sequence ATGGACAGTCTCATCGAACCCTCTTCACTGATCGGCCTCCAGCCGGACACCATTTCCATTTCCAACGTCAATCTCTCGCTCGGCTCCGGCGCCGCGCGCGTACATATTCTGAAAGATATCAGCCTTCGTGTAGCATCGGGCGAGGCGATCGGCCTGATCGGACCGTCAGGCTCGGGCAAATCGACCTTGCTGATGGTGATGGCGGGGTTGGAACGTCCTGACAGCGGAGAAGTGGTGGTGAACGGAACGCCGTTCAATGCCCTCGACGAGGACGCGCTGGCGCGCTTCCGTGGCCGCCAGGTCGGCATCGTGTTCCAGTCGTTCCACCTGATCCCGACCATGACCGCGCTGGAGAACGTCGCGGTGCCGCTGGAGCTCGCCGGCAACCCCGATGCCGCCGAGCGCGCGGCGCAGGAGTTGACCTCGGTCGGGCTCGGCCAGCGCCTGCACCATTATCCGACGCAACTGTCCGGCGGCGAACAGCAGCGCGTGGCACTGGCCCGCGCGCTGGCGCCCGACCCCGCCATTCTCGTCGCAGACGAACCGACCGGCAATCTCGACGAAGCCACCGGCAAGCAGATCGTCGATCTCCTGTTCACCAAACATGCCGAGCGCGGCATGACCTTGGTGCTGGTGACGCACGACACTTCGTTGGCGCAGCGCTGCGATCGCGTGGTGCGGCTGCGCTCCGGAAAGATCGACACCCATTCATGA